The proteins below are encoded in one region of Pomacea canaliculata isolate SZHN2017 linkage group LG7, ASM307304v1, whole genome shotgun sequence:
- the LOC112568673 gene encoding uncharacterized protein LOC112568673, which yields MAMKSQASKSFSRNAKQLLGLLILFSFSSNSAVQAVSISLPTKLTSLSIAKVDCFIDSTVDLPIGCFLSMSVEFFFKNSSVNTLLCQTAYDGPVLSEVVGDMNCGMVTSSSEERTFRLNFKGDRASHEGGTLTCSISCTQVSTSSSKSSGPLKFSVTTVSETESTCSDGCKAGIGIAVVLVVICGGYTARKRYIRVTTMVEVIE from the exons ATGGCCATGAAGAGTCAAGCTTCAAAATCTTTCTCGCGAAATGCCAAGCAGCTTCTAGGACTGTTGATCTTGTTCAGCTTCAGTTCCa ACAGTGCGGTTCAAGCCGTTTCTATATCATTGCCGACAAAATTGACCAGTCTCTCCATTGCAAAAGTGGACTGTTTCATTGACAGCACTGTTGATTTACCAATAGGCTGCTTTCTATCAATGAGTGTTGAATTCTTTTTTAAGAATTCATCAGTAAATACTCTTTTGTGCCAAACCGCCTATGATGGTCCAGTTTTGTCTGAGGTGGTTGGTGATATGAACTGTGGGATGGTGACATCCAGTAGCGAGGAACGCACATTTCGGCTCAACTTCAAAGGAGATCGAGCTTCTCATGAAGGAGGAACATTGACCTGCAGCATCAGCTGTACACAAGTTTCAACGTCAAGTAGTAAATCCTCTGGGCCACTTAAGTTCAGTGTTACCACAG TTTCAGAAACTGAAAGTACTTGCAGCGATGGCTGCAAAGCTGGCATTGGTATAGCGGTAGTTCTTGTAGTCATCTGTGGAGGTTATACAG CCAGGAAAAGATATATTCGAGTCACAACGATGGTCGAGGTGATAG AATAA
- the LOC112569548 gene encoding deleted in malignant brain tumors 1 protein-like, translating into MSRIAFMMLLIVPGLALKTLDLNMEENENNSSVISNDTEQEGRTFEDLSGGSTSKMLVSPASVTEGSRDEELRARLVNGTANAGRLEIFYRGEWSTVCKDRFGNKAASVACRMLGFYSRGSIAVATSVYGAGTGRILFDDVTCQGTERSLAQCSHKTFYSHDCSHNEDVGVICNEGKQLVARLVNGTAVSGRLEIFSNGEWSTVCDDGFGNKEAMVACRMLGFNGFGARVAAAGRYGAGAGRILLDEVKCQGSESSLAECNHTKFYSGDCSHNEDVGLFCKEVISLSSCNTSRKYLEVKEGRSDNEFTCTGLTAQEDVRWFFQNNISFCSPSPSLRSIKCLTRLTENRTSDTVSFATIDARENSDPNYIGTGTLTCQTATATISCPMDSVYPAENSSCQVQFEDNKVTAWCSVSKVRSARNNYVCSLYQALEASQATLVGSYTMDVVPASSGYFSGMCNMTSYLPPEGRYSYYVIIMPGEVNVSATFIGSSIISRPIGTLYHNCPLYLNEGDTLNCSCFVNDLGNPPGVLRWNGTVSAKLEFKNLTKLQNGIQSVCSLTWNNTVYQSVSYTLLVDSISTVTARLANGDGMAGRLEIFYKGEWSTVCGDGFRDKEARVACRMLGFNSSGGTAVTSRLYGAGAGIILLDDVNCLGTESSLVECDHSGFYSHNCMHSEDVGVICNEDIQLTARLVDGDGNGGRLELFHNGEWNSVCGDGFGIQEARVACRMLGFNSSALVAATTDEYGSGVGRIILDGVRCTGTEKSLLECNHKPLYQPECEDFQAGVICKETSTVSKPASATTTARPRRDSSSETTTSTTTTTTEKVTKTTKTTTSRNGNATTVTTSTTTTSTTTTVTIQA; encoded by the exons ATGTCTAGGATTGCTTTCATGATGCTTCTTATCGTCCCTGGCTTAG CACTGAAGACTCTGGACTTAAATATGGAAGAGAATGAGAATAACTCCTCGGTAATCTCGAATGACACAGAACAAGAAGGAAGAACTTTCGAAGATCTTTCAGGTGGTTCTACTTCAAAAATGTTGGTGTCACCCGCTTCAGTGACAGAAGGTTCTAGAG ATGAAGAGTTAAGAGCCCGCCTAGTTAACGGGACAGCAAATGCGGGGCgtctagaaatattttacagaggGGAATGGAGCACAGTGTGCAAAGATCGCTTTGGAAACAAAGCAGCCAgtgtggcctgcaggatgctgggcttctACAG CCGTGGATCAATAGCTGTTGCCACAAGTGTATACGGAGCAGGAACAGGAAGAATTCTCTTCGATGATGTCACGTGTCAAGGAACAGAGAGAAGTCTCGCGCAGTGCAGTCACAAGACCTTCTACTCCCACGACTGTAGTCACAACGAAGATGTCGGTGTTATCTGCAATGAGG GTAAACAGTTAGTGGCCCGTTTAGTTAATGGAACAGCAGTTTCGGGGCGTCTAGAAATATTCAGCAACGGAGAATGGAGCACAGTCTGCGACGATGGATTTGGAAACAAAGAGGCCAtggtggcctgcaggatgctaggcTTTAACGG ctTTGGTGCAAGAGTTGCTGCAGCAGGTAGATACGGAGCAGGAGCTGGAAGAATTCTGCTCGATGAAGTCAAGTGTCAAGGGTCAGAGAGCAGTCTTGCGGAATGCAATCACACGAAGTTCTACTCCGGCGACTGCAGTCATAACGAAGATGTCGGTCTTTTCTGCAAGGAgg ttatctCCCTGTCGTCGTGCAACACCTCAAGGAAATACCTGGAGGTAAAGGAAGGCAGAAGTGACAACGAGTTTACATGTACGGGACTAACAGCTCAAGAAGATGTCCGCTGGTTTTTTCAGAACAATATAAGTTTTTGTTCACCATCACCGTCTTTACGCTCCATTAAATGTTTGACACGATTAACAGAAAACAGGACTTCAGACACAGTCAGTTTCGCTACGATTGATGCTAGAGAAAATTCCGACCCCAACTACATAGGAACAGGCACCTTGACATGCCAAACCGCTACTGCCACCATATCATGTCCGATGGACTCAGTCT ATCCTGCTGAAAATTCAAGTTGCCAAGTTCAGTTTGAAGACAACAAAGTAACCGCCTGGTGCTCTGTTTCAAAGGTCCGGTCGGCAAGAAACAATTATGTCTGCTCCCTGTACCAAGCTCTGGAG gCTTCCCAAGCGACATTAGTCGGGTCCTATACTATGGACGTGGTGCCAGCATCCTCTGGATATTTCTCAGGCATGTGTAACATGACCTCCTACCTGCCTCCCGAGGGACGATACAGTTACTATGTTATTATTATGCCAGGAGAAGTAAACGTGTCCGCCACATTCATTGGAAGCAGTATCATCA GTAGACCTATTGGTACACTATACCACAACTGCCCATTGTATTTAAATGAAGGGGACACCTTAAACTGCTCGTGTTTTGTCAACGACCTCGGAAATCCTCCCGGTGTTCTTCGATGGAACGGGACAGTCTCCGCTAAGCTGGAATTTAAAAACCtcacaaaattgcaaaatggAATTCAGAGTGTGTGTAGTCTGACCTGGAACAACACAGTCTACCAGTCTGTGTCTTACACTCTACTCGTGGATT CAATTAGTACGGTAACAGCCCGACTAGCTAACGGGGACGGAATGGCGGGGCGTCTGGAAATATTCTACAAGGGAGAGTGGAGCACAGTTTGTGGCGATGGCTTTAGAGACAAAGAAGCCagggtggcctgcaggatgctaggcTTTAACAG CTCTGGAGGAACAGCTGTTACATCACGTTTGTACGGAGCTGGAGCAGGAATAATTCTCCTCGATGATGTAAATTGTCTAGGAACAGAGAGCAGTCTAGTGGAGTGCGACCACAGCGGCTTCTACTCCCACAACTGCATGCATTCCGAAGATGTCGGTGTTATCTGCAATGAAG ATATTCAGCTCACAGCCCGACTGGTTGACGGGGACGGAAATGGGGGGCGTCTGGAACTATTCCACAACGGAGAATGGAACTCAGTTTGCGGCGATGGCTTTGGAATCCAAGAGGCGagggtggcctgcaggatgctgggcttcaacaG CTCTGCATTAGTAGCTGCTACAACAGATGAATACGGATCTGGAGTAGGAAGAATTATTCTGGATGGTGTGAGGTGTACAGGGACAGAGAAGAGCCTGTTGGAGTGCAATCACAAGCCGCTCTACCAACCCGAGTGTGAAGACTTCCAAGCCGGAGTCATCTGCAAAG aAACCTCTACAGTGTCAAAACCAGCttctgctactactactgctagACCAAGAAGGG ACTCATCCTCGGAAACCACAACATCAACGACAACAACTACAACGGAAAAGG taacaAAAACGACCAAAACCACGACATCTAGAAACGGAAACG caacaacagtaacaacgtcaacaacaacaacgtctaCTACCACCACTG tcacCATACAAGCCTAG